The following coding sequences are from one Verrucosispora sp. WMMD573 window:
- a CDS encoding acetaldehyde dehydrogenase (acetylating) has product MKSERRLSVGVLGAGLIGVDLAVKVERSAALDLRLVAGRTADSPGLKRAARLGLPVASRGLSSVADLDEPLDVVFDATNAGSHAEHAEALTPLGTLLIDLTPSRIGRMVVPTVNGAEAAAHRDLNMVSCGGQASVPIVRAITRAHRIDYVEVVATAATLSVGRGTRLNLDEYVETTQDSLREFTGVGDVKAILNVSPARPPATFRVAMSLVGEGLTRESVHPLVASAAADVRAFATGYTVTSCIVNDTRAFIAVEVTSAGDQIPAYAGNLDIINSAAIRVAERCAVERRPIEAMEVAS; this is encoded by the coding sequence ATGAAATCAGAACGACGGCTGTCAGTTGGGGTGCTCGGTGCCGGTCTCATCGGCGTCGACCTGGCGGTGAAAGTCGAGCGGTCCGCTGCACTGGACCTCCGCCTCGTCGCGGGCCGGACGGCCGACAGCCCGGGCCTCAAGCGGGCCGCTCGGCTGGGGCTGCCGGTCGCCAGCCGGGGCCTGTCGTCCGTGGCCGACCTCGACGAACCGCTCGACGTGGTCTTCGACGCCACCAACGCCGGCTCGCACGCCGAGCACGCCGAGGCGCTGACACCGCTCGGCACGCTGCTGATCGACCTCACGCCCAGCCGGATCGGCCGCATGGTCGTCCCCACCGTCAACGGCGCGGAGGCCGCCGCACACCGCGACCTGAACATGGTGAGCTGCGGTGGGCAGGCATCGGTGCCGATCGTACGAGCGATCACCCGAGCCCACCGCATCGACTACGTGGAGGTGGTCGCGACCGCCGCGACGCTGAGCGTCGGCCGCGGGACCAGGCTCAACCTCGACGAGTACGTGGAGACCACTCAGGACTCGCTCCGCGAGTTCACCGGCGTCGGGGACGTGAAGGCCATCCTCAACGTCAGCCCGGCTCGTCCTCCGGCGACCTTCAGGGTGGCCATGTCGCTGGTCGGCGAGGGGCTGACCCGCGAGTCGGTGCATCCGCTCGTCGCGTCCGCCGCCGCCGACGTCCGTGCCTTCGCCACCGGCTACACCGTGACGAGCTGCATCGTGAACGACACCAGGGCGTTCATCGCCGTGGAGGTGACCTCCGCAGGCGACCAGATACCCGCCTACGCGGGCAATCTCGACATCATCAACTCGGCTGCGATCCGGGTCGCCGAGCGCTGTGCGGTGGAACGCCGACCGATCGAGGCCATGGAGGTCGCGTCATGA